From the genome of Fusobacterium varium, one region includes:
- the hgdC_2 gene encoding 2-hydroxyglutaryl-CoA dehydratase component A, with translation MSKFTMGVDVGSTTSKAVILKDGKEIISQSIISVGTGTSGPARAIKQVLETAEFSSVDELDCAIATGYGRNSLEEVPLQMSELSCHAKGAYFFFPKVRTIIDIGGQDSKALKVGNNGILENFVMNDKCAAGTGRFLDVIAKVLEINLSDLEVLDEKSKEDITISSTCTVFAESEVISQLAKGTKYEDIVKGIHASIASRVGSLAKRVGIKDQVVMTGGVALNHGMIRALEKILVLKFIQVNTAN, from the coding sequence ATGAGTAAATTTACAATGGGAGTCGATGTAGGTTCTACTACATCAAAGGCTGTTATTTTAAAAGATGGAAAAGAAATTATTTCCCAGTCTATAATTTCTGTTGGAACAGGGACAAGTGGACCTGCTCGAGCAATTAAACAGGTTTTAGAAACAGCAGAGTTTTCTTCTGTTGATGAATTAGATTGTGCCATAGCTACTGGTTATGGAAGAAATTCATTGGAAGAAGTACCACTGCAGATGTCAGAATTATCTTGTCATGCAAAGGGAGCCTACTTTTTTTTCCCGAAGGTAAGAACAATTATTGATATTGGAGGACAGGATTCAAAAGCATTAAAAGTTGGAAATAATGGAATACTGGAAAACTTTGTTATGAATGATAAATGTGCAGCAGGAACAGGAAGATTTTTAGATGTTATTGCTAAAGTTCTGGAAATTAATTTATCAGATTTAGAAGTTCTTGATGAAAAATCTAAAGAGGATATTACAATCAGCTCTACTTGTACTGTATTTGCAGAATCAGAAGTTATTTCACAATTGGCAAAAGGAACAAAGTATGAAGATATTGTAAAGGGAATCCATGCATCAATTGCAAGCAGAGTAGGAAGTTTGGCAAAACGTGTAGGAATCAAAGATCAAGTTGTTATGACTGGTGGAGTAGCATTAAATCATGGAATGATAAGGGCTCTTGAAAAAATATTGGTTTTAAAATTTATACAAGTGAATACTGCCAATTAA
- the hgdA gene encoding (R)-2-hydroxyglutaryl-CoA dehydratase subunit alpha has translation MAGKMEKLPNKKPRAIDGHKPAAAILRNVVDKVYAEAWEAKRRGELVGWSSSKFPIELAKAFDLNVVYPENHAASTAAKKDGLRLCQAAEDMGYDNDICGYARISLAYAAGEPTDARRMPQPDFLLCCNNICNMMTKWYENIARMHNIPLIMIDIPFSNTVDTPEEKVDYLIGQFDYAIKQLEELTGKKFDEKKFEAACTRANRTAAAWLKACSYMGYKPSPLSGFDLFNHMADIVAARCYEEAAVGFELLAQEFEQSVKEGTSTWEYPEEHRILFEGIPCWPGLRHLYEPLKDNGVNVTAVVYAPAFGFRYNNIREMAAAYCKAPCSVCIETGVEWRETMAKENGISGALVNYNRSCKPWSGAMPEIERRWKEDLGIPVVNFDGDQADERNFSTEQYKTRVQGLVEIMEERKKEKVEKGEDVYTNFDNTKETDWSKPTIK, from the coding sequence ATGGCTGGAAAAATGGAAAAATTACCTAATAAAAAACCAAGAGCAATTGATGGACATAAACCTGCTGCTGCTATTTTGAGAAATGTAGTAGATAAAGTATATGCAGAAGCTTGGGAAGCGAAAAGGAGAGGAGAACTAGTAGGTTGGAGTTCTTCTAAATTTCCAATTGAATTGGCAAAGGCCTTTGATTTAAATGTTGTTTATCCTGAAAATCATGCAGCATCTACAGCAGCTAAAAAAGATGGATTAAGACTATGTCAAGCAGCAGAAGATATGGGATATGATAATGATATTTGTGGTTATGCTAGAATTAGTTTAGCCTATGCAGCTGGAGAGCCAACAGATGCAAGAAGAATGCCACAGCCAGATTTTTTGCTTTGCTGTAATAATATCTGTAATATGATGACAAAATGGTATGAAAATATTGCAAGAATGCATAATATTCCTTTGATTATGATTGATATTCCATTTTCAAATACAGTGGATACACCAGAAGAAAAAGTGGATTATCTAATCGGACAATTTGATTATGCAATCAAACAATTAGAAGAATTAACTGGAAAGAAATTTGATGAAAAGAAATTTGAAGCTGCTTGTACAAGGGCAAACAGAACAGCAGCAGCATGGCTAAAAGCATGTTCTTATATGGGATATAAACCATCTCCTTTGAGTGGATTTGATTTATTTAACCATATGGCAGATATAGTAGCAGCAAGATGTTATGAAGAAGCAGCTGTTGGGTTTGAATTACTTGCACAAGAATTTGAACAATCTGTAAAAGAGGGAACTTCAACTTGGGAATATCCAGAGGAACATAGAATTTTATTTGAAGGAATTCCTTGCTGGCCAGGACTTCGTCATCTATATGAACCATTAAAAGATAATGGAGTCAATGTAACAGCAGTTGTGTATGCACCAGCATTTGGATTTAGATATAATAATATAAGAGAAATGGCAGCAGCTTATTGTAAAGCTCCTTGCTCTGTATGTATAGAAACAGGAGTAGAATGGAGAGAAACTATGGCGAAAGAAAATGGTATCAGTGGAGCTTTAGTAAACTATAACCGTAGCTGTAAACCATGGAGTGGAGCTATGCCTGAAATTGAAAGAAGATGGAAGGAAGACTTAGGAATTCCAGTAGTAAACTTTGATGGAGATCAGGCAGATGAAAGAAATTTCTCAACTGAGCAATATAAAACAAGAGTACAAGGTCTAGTTGAAATTATGGAAGAAAGAAAAAAAGAAAAAGTTGAAAAAGGGGAAGATGTATACACAAACTTTGACAACACAAAAGAAACAGATTGGTCAAAACCAACTATAAAATAG
- the hgdB gene encoding (R)-2-hydroxyglutaryl-CoA dehydratase subunit beta, with translation MDEIKELLEQFKYYANNPRKQLDKYLAEGKKAVGVFPYYAPEEIVYAAGVVPFGVWGGQGSIERAKEYFPTFYYSLALRCLEMALDGTLDGLSASIITTLDDTLRPFSQNYKVGVGQKIPMIFLNHGQHRKEEFGKTYNARIFNKAKEELEKICGVTVTDENLKKAFKVYNENRAEKRKFIKLAAKHPQTIKASDRCYVLKSSYFMLKDEHTALLKQLNTKLEALPEESWDGVRVVTSGIITDTPGLLEVFDAYKVCIVADDVAHESRALKVDIDLSIEDPMLALADQFARMDEDPILYDPDIYKRPKYVVNLAKENNADGCLLFMMNFNDTEEMEYPSLKQAFDAANIPLIKMGYDQQMVDFGQVKTQLETFNEIVQLNRM, from the coding sequence ATGGACGAAATTAAAGAATTGTTAGAACAATTTAAATATTATGCAAATAATCCTAGAAAGCAATTAGATAAATATCTTGCTGAAGGGAAAAAAGCAGTAGGAGTTTTCCCATATTATGCTCCAGAAGAAATAGTTTATGCAGCAGGAGTTGTGCCTTTTGGTGTATGGGGAGGACAGGGATCTATTGAAAGAGCAAAAGAATATTTCCCAACATTCTATTATTCTTTGGCATTACGTTGTTTAGAAATGGCTTTAGATGGAACTTTAGATGGGCTTTCAGCTTCTATTATAACAACTCTCGATGATACTTTAAGACCATTTTCACAAAACTATAAAGTAGGTGTAGGACAAAAAATTCCTATGATTTTCCTAAATCATGGACAACATAGAAAAGAAGAATTTGGAAAAACTTACAATGCAAGAATTTTTAATAAGGCAAAAGAAGAGTTAGAGAAAATATGTGGAGTGACAGTTACAGATGAAAATCTAAAAAAAGCTTTCAAAGTCTATAATGAAAATAGAGCTGAAAAAAGAAAGTTTATCAAATTAGCAGCAAAACATCCACAAACAATAAAAGCATCTGACAGATGTTATGTATTAAAAAGTTCATATTTTATGTTGAAAGATGAGCATACAGCTCTATTAAAACAATTAAATACAAAATTAGAAGCTCTTCCAGAAGAATCATGGGATGGAGTTCGTGTAGTAACAAGTGGAATAATTACAGATACTCCAGGATTGTTGGAAGTATTTGATGCTTATAAAGTATGTATTGTTGCAGATGATGTGGCACATGAATCAAGAGCTTTAAAAGTAGATATTGACTTATCAATTGAAGATCCTATGCTGGCTCTTGCAGATCAATTTGCAAGAATGGACGAAGACCCTATTTTATACGATCCTGATATTTATAAAAGACCAAAATATGTTGTCAATTTAGCAAAGGAAAACAATGCAGATGGTTGCCTATTATTTATGATGAATTTCAACGATACAGAAGAAATGGAATATCCTTCTTTAAAACAGGCCTTTGATGCAGCGAATATTCCACTTATCAAAATGGGATATGATCAACAAATGGTGGACTTTGGACAAGTAAAAACACAATTAGAAACTTTTAATGAAATTGTACAATTAAATAGAATGTAG
- the birA_2 gene encoding Bifunctional protein BirA → MALYQFDVLDSTNEYMKEHREKFQNFDVVLAKNQTAGKGRRGNIWISTEGMALFTFLMRKQEREENIDYMKLPLLAGLAAIRAFQKIKEAEYQFKWTNDIYLQDKKLGGILIERRENDFLIGIGLNINNQIPLEIKHIAISLQELEKKEYSIPEVVLEVVEQFQTLWEEYKQGKWKEILIEINKINYLYGKRAALRAGNLFVEGIVQQINDKGEIEIISGEKIKSFAIGEVIRERIVFPLEADAESFAKAYILKEASYDVIACLVGEFSESWQAKLENLHLKVERNMSLEETMKKYQAKSFLDFSNLFPLENYSEEKIQEITKMFI, encoded by the coding sequence ATGGCTTTATATCAATTTGATGTTTTAGATTCCACTAATGAGTATATGAAAGAACACAGAGAAAAATTTCAAAACTTTGATGTTGTCCTTGCTAAAAATCAAACAGCTGGAAAGGGAAGACGTGGAAATATTTGGATTTCTACAGAAGGAATGGCTTTATTTACTTTTCTTATGAGAAAACAGGAAAGAGAAGAAAATATTGACTATATGAAACTACCTTTATTAGCAGGACTTGCTGCTATTCGAGCATTTCAGAAAATAAAAGAAGCAGAGTATCAATTTAAATGGACCAATGATATTTATTTACAGGATAAGAAATTGGGAGGAATTTTAATAGAAAGACGAGAAAATGACTTTTTAATTGGAATAGGGTTAAATATTAATAATCAGATTCCTTTAGAAATTAAACATATAGCAATTTCCTTGCAGGAACTTGAAAAAAAAGAATATTCTATTCCTGAAGTAGTCTTAGAAGTAGTAGAACAATTTCAAACTCTTTGGGAAGAATATAAACAGGGAAAGTGGAAAGAGATTTTAATAGAAATTAATAAAATTAATTATTTGTATGGGAAAAGAGCTGCTTTAAGAGCAGGAAACCTTTTTGTAGAAGGAATTGTACAGCAGATTAATGATAAGGGAGAAATTGAAATTATATCTGGAGAAAAGATAAAAAGCTTTGCAATAGGAGAAGTAATAAGAGAACGGATTGTTTTTCCCTTAGAAGCAGATGCAGAAAGTTTTGCAAAAGCATATATTTTAAAAGAAGCAAGTTATGATGTTATTGCTTGTTTAGTTGGAGAATTTAGTGAAAGTTGGCAGGCAAAATTAGAAAATTTGCATTTGAAAGTAGAAAGAAATATGAGCTTAGAAGAAACTATGAAGAAATATCAGGCAAAATCTTTCTTGGATTTCTCGAATCTTTTTCCTCTAGAGAATTATTCTGAAGAAAAAATTCAGGAAATTACAAAAATGTTTATCTGA
- the bioB_2 gene encoding Biotin synthase gives MRNFIQQLKEQVLNGYLITREDAEKLLSISIKKEEDLQELLKAANEIREKFCGKFFNLCTILNAKSGRCSEDCKYCAQSAHFKTAAEVYPLVKKEKALEAAKEVESEGAHRFSLVTSGRGLNGKEKELDQLTKIYQYLQENTNLDLCASHGICSKEALQKLKDAGVKTYHHNLESSRRFYGTICTSHTFDDRVNTIKYAHEVGLQVCSGGIFGLGETEEDRIDMAFDLRELGVHSVPINILTPIPGTPLENNEAVNPKELLKDIAIFRFILPKVSIRYAGGRVKLGEYAKLGLEGGVNSALTGNFLTTTGNTIESDKQMIKELGYEY, from the coding sequence ATGAGAAATTTTATACAGCAATTGAAAGAACAGGTATTAAATGGGTATTTAATAACAAGAGAAGATGCAGAAAAATTATTGAGTATATCAATAAAAAAAGAGGAAGATTTACAGGAGCTGTTAAAAGCAGCTAATGAAATTCGTGAAAAATTTTGTGGTAAATTTTTTAATCTCTGTACTATTTTAAATGCGAAATCTGGAAGATGTTCAGAAGACTGTAAGTACTGTGCCCAGTCAGCTCATTTTAAAACAGCAGCAGAAGTATATCCTTTGGTAAAAAAAGAGAAGGCCTTAGAGGCAGCAAAGGAAGTTGAGTCAGAAGGAGCTCATAGATTTTCTCTGGTAACAAGTGGAAGAGGATTAAATGGGAAAGAAAAGGAATTAGATCAGCTTACAAAGATTTATCAATATTTACAAGAGAATACAAACTTGGATTTATGTGCTTCTCATGGAATTTGTAGTAAAGAAGCTCTGCAGAAATTGAAAGATGCGGGGGTAAAAACTTACCATCATAATTTGGAAAGCTCTAGAAGATTTTATGGAACAATTTGTACTTCCCATACTTTTGATGATAGAGTAAATACAATTAAATATGCACATGAAGTTGGTTTACAGGTATGTAGTGGGGGAATTTTCGGATTAGGAGAAACAGAAGAAGACAGAATTGATATGGCCTTTGACTTAAGAGAGTTAGGAGTTCACTCTGTTCCTATTAACATTTTGACTCCAATTCCTGGAACACCTTTAGAAAACAATGAAGCTGTAAATCCTAAAGAGTTATTAAAAGATATTGCTATTTTCAGATTTATCCTGCCAAAAGTATCAATTCGATATGCAGGAGGAAGAGTAAAACTGGGAGAATATGCAAAGCTTGGATTAGAAGGTGGAGTTAACTCTGCTTTGACTGGCAATTTTTTAACTACAACAGGAAATACAATAGAGAGTGACAAACAAATGATTAAGGAGCTAGGATATGAATACTAA
- the bioD1 gene encoding ATP-dependent dethiobiotin synthetase BioD 1 encodes MNTKGYFVIGTDTDIGKTFCSTLLYQGVRKKNGMYYKPIQSGGIPKDGKLYAPDVLSLCQLEGIDYQEDMVTYVLEAEVSPHLASELEGIVIEIEKVKKHFMKLCEQYDYLIVEGAGGLQVPLIRDQYHIYDLIRDFGFPVILVSSAKVGAINHTVLTMESLEKLGIPLHGILFNRVKNTKESKIYEKDNIEIILKHSPTKNHLIILENAKEIEEDKLNLFLKGEANG; translated from the coding sequence ATGAATACTAAAGGGTATTTTGTCATAGGAACAGATACAGATATTGGAAAGACTTTTTGCAGCACTCTCCTATATCAGGGAGTGCGAAAGAAAAATGGAATGTATTATAAACCTATTCAAAGTGGGGGAATTCCTAAAGATGGAAAATTATATGCTCCTGATGTATTATCTCTATGTCAACTTGAAGGAATAGATTATCAGGAAGATATGGTTACTTATGTTTTAGAAGCAGAAGTTTCTCCTCATTTGGCAAGTGAATTAGAAGGAATAGTAATTGAGATTGAAAAAGTAAAAAAACATTTTATGAAACTTTGTGAACAGTATGATTATTTGATTGTGGAAGGAGCAGGGGGATTGCAAGTTCCTTTGATTCGTGATCAGTACCATATCTATGATTTAATTCGTGATTTTGGTTTTCCAGTAATTTTGGTAAGCAGTGCAAAAGTAGGGGCAATAAATCATACTGTTTTAACAATGGAGTCTTTAGAAAAGTTGGGAATACCTTTACATGGAATTTTATTTAATCGTGTAAAGAATACAAAAGAAAGTAAAATTTATGAAAAAGATAATATTGAAATTATTTTAAAACATTCACCTACAAAAAATCATTTAATTATATTAGAAAATGCAAAAGAAATTGAAGAGGATAAATTAAATTTATTTTTAAAAGGAGAGGCAAATGGCTAA
- the bioA gene encoding Adenosylmethionine-8-amino-7-oxononanoate aminotransferase, with product MAKRSQLQEKDLQYIFHPCAQMKDFEETPPLIITKGEGLYLFDETGKKYMDCISSWWVNLFGHANPRINEVIYKQINTLEHIIFANFGHEPAIELCEHLTEVLPEGINKFLFADNGSSCIEMALKLSFQYHLQTGNPQKTKFISLENAYHGETIGALGVGDVDIFTKTYRPLIQEGRKVRVPYLDSTMTEEEYSKYEEECISELENLIKNNHQEIACMIVEPMVQGAAGMKMYSSHYLQKVRELTKNYNIHLIDDEIAMGFGRTGKMFACEHAGITPDIMCLAKGLSSGYYPIALVCITSDIFNAFYADYKEGKSFLHSHTYSGNPLGCRIAVEILKIFKEENIMDIVEKKGKFLQEKMREYFHGKNYIKNYRHLGMIGAIELKEIEGVERVGRRIAAIALEKGVLIRPIGNIVYFMPPYIITEEEINTMLQVCQESIEEFLHTI from the coding sequence ATGGCTAAGAGAAGTCAATTACAGGAGAAAGATTTACAGTATATATTTCATCCTTGCGCTCAAATGAAAGATTTTGAAGAAACACCACCTTTGATTATTACTAAAGGAGAGGGATTATATCTATTTGATGAAACAGGAAAAAAATATATGGATTGTATTTCTAGTTGGTGGGTCAATTTATTTGGACATGCAAATCCTAGAATTAATGAGGTAATTTATAAGCAAATCAACACTTTAGAACACATTATTTTTGCAAACTTTGGACATGAACCAGCAATTGAGCTGTGTGAACATTTGACAGAAGTTTTACCAGAAGGAATCAATAAGTTTTTATTTGCAGATAATGGTTCTTCATGTATTGAGATGGCTTTGAAACTAAGCTTTCAATATCATTTACAAACAGGGAATCCTCAAAAAACAAAATTTATTTCTTTAGAAAATGCCTATCATGGTGAAACTATAGGAGCTCTCGGAGTAGGAGATGTAGATATTTTTACAAAGACTTACCGTCCTTTGATTCAAGAGGGAAGAAAAGTTAGAGTTCCATATTTAGATTCTACAATGACAGAGGAAGAATATTCAAAATATGAAGAGGAATGTATTTCGGAGTTGGAGAATTTAATTAAAAATAATCATCAAGAAATTGCGTGTATGATAGTAGAGCCTATGGTACAAGGTGCAGCAGGAATGAAAATGTATTCTAGTCATTATTTACAGAAAGTAAGAGAATTGACAAAAAACTATAATATTCATTTAATTGATGATGAAATTGCAATGGGATTTGGAAGAACAGGAAAAATGTTTGCTTGTGAACATGCAGGAATTACTCCTGATATTATGTGTCTAGCAAAAGGGTTGTCTAGTGGATATTATCCAATTGCCCTTGTTTGCATAACAAGTGATATTTTTAATGCATTCTATGCAGATTATAAAGAAGGAAAATCTTTTTTACATTCTCATACATATTCTGGAAATCCTTTAGGATGTAGAATTGCAGTAGAAATTCTAAAAATTTTTAAAGAAGAAAATATTATGGATATAGTGGAAAAAAAAGGAAAATTTTTACAAGAGAAGATGAGAGAATATTTTCATGGAAAGAATTATATAAAAAACTATAGACATTTAGGAATGATAGGAGCAATAGAATTGAAAGAAATTGAGGGAGTGGAACGAGTTGGTCGTCGTATTGCAGCTATTGCTTTAGAAAAGGGAGTACTGATACGTCCAATCGGAAATATTGTCTATTTTATGCCTCCTTATATCATTACAGAAGAAGAAATAAATACAATGCTACAAGTTTGCCAAGAATCAATTGAAGAATTTTTGCACACAATATAG
- a CDS encoding Uncharacterized Fe-S center protein — translation MEVKKVWAAYFSGTGTTEKIVCGLAKSLAEKLNAEYCCFDFTLPKAREGKSPFQKEDLVVFGTPTIAGRVPNVLLKYLATVEGRGALAVPISLYGNRNYDDCLIELRDILAKNEFYPIAAGAFIGEHSFSRILGAGRPDAKDMQILMEFAEKIVKKVESGDKTLIEVKGTPEPYRWYYQPRDRKGNPVDIRKVKPLTNDKCTDCKICAEVCPMGSISFENVREVPGICIKCCACIKKCPENAKYYDDAGYLYHQHELEEEYTRRAEPEYFV, via the coding sequence ATGGAAGTTAAAAAAGTATGGGCTGCATATTTCAGTGGAACAGGAACAACAGAAAAGATAGTATGTGGACTGGCAAAATCTTTAGCAGAAAAGTTAAATGCAGAATATTGCTGTTTTGATTTTACTTTGCCTAAAGCAAGAGAGGGAAAGAGTCCATTTCAGAAAGAAGATTTAGTAGTTTTTGGAACACCTACAATTGCAGGAAGAGTACCAAATGTTTTGTTGAAGTATTTGGCAACTGTGGAAGGAAGAGGAGCTTTAGCAGTTCCAATTTCTCTTTATGGAAATCGTAACTATGATGATTGTTTGATAGAGCTTCGAGATATTTTAGCAAAAAATGAATTTTATCCAATTGCAGCAGGAGCTTTTATAGGAGAACACTCTTTTTCTAGAATTCTAGGAGCAGGAAGACCAGATGCAAAGGATATGCAGATTCTTATGGAATTTGCAGAAAAAATAGTAAAGAAGGTGGAATCAGGAGATAAGACTTTAATTGAAGTGAAGGGAACACCTGAACCATATCGATGGTATTATCAACCACGGGATCGAAAAGGAAATCCTGTGGACATACGTAAAGTGAAACCTTTGACAAATGATAAATGTACAGACTGTAAAATTTGTGCAGAAGTTTGTCCTATGGGTTCAATCTCTTTTGAAAATGTAAGAGAAGTTCCTGGAATTTGTATCAAATGCTGTGCTTGTATTAAGAAATGTCCTGAAAATGCAAAATATTATGATGATGCAGGATATTTATATCATCAGCATGAATTAGAAGAAGAATATACTAGACGAGCAGAACCAGAATATTTTGTATAA
- a CDS encoding putative transporter, with product MESIVKMFFSNGVLMIFLALMLGYLFGRISFGGLKFGTSGALIVALIFGHFGMKVPAIVGSVGLVLFLGCVGLSAGPSFVSNLKANFWGFLGTSFAILVSAGLTVAMAVKFFDIPVDLALGIAAGALTCTASLAATVEITASNIASVGYGLAYVFGIISIVMFVQIVPKLLKVNIKEENDKMVDPPLSERLSSLKNLKLIIVDGPGVFVIAFAIVIGVLLGSIKVPLGSGTFFSLGNAGGTIIAGIIVSAIGRIGKISLQAPKTTLMPVRDLGISLFLLQNGANAGAGFIATLSKYGVKLFVVGVIMSLVAIIAAYIVAKFLFKMPLFAALGATTGAMTSAPALNALISVSNDDRVAAFYAACQPVATVGLVILPQIMVSILK from the coding sequence ATGGAAAGTATTGTTAAAATGTTTTTCTCTAATGGTGTTCTTATGATTTTTCTGGCATTAATGCTGGGATATCTATTTGGTAGAATATCTTTTGGAGGATTGAAGTTTGGAACATCAGGGGCCTTGATAGTAGCACTTATATTTGGACATTTCGGAATGAAAGTCCCTGCTATAGTTGGTTCAGTGGGATTGGTTTTATTTTTAGGGTGTGTTGGATTGTCAGCAGGACCATCTTTTGTGAGTAACCTTAAAGCCAATTTCTGGGGATTCTTAGGTACATCTTTTGCAATTTTAGTATCAGCAGGATTGACTGTAGCAATGGCTGTTAAGTTTTTTGATATTCCTGTTGACTTAGCTTTAGGAATTGCAGCAGGGGCTTTAACTTGTACTGCTTCTCTTGCAGCAACTGTTGAGATTACAGCATCAAATATTGCAAGTGTAGGATATGGTTTAGCATATGTTTTTGGAATAATAAGTATAGTAATGTTTGTACAGATTGTTCCTAAATTATTAAAAGTTAATATTAAAGAAGAAAATGATAAAATGGTAGATCCTCCTTTATCTGAAAGACTATCTAGTTTGAAAAATTTAAAACTTATAATAGTTGATGGACCAGGAGTGTTTGTTATAGCATTTGCAATAGTGATAGGAGTTTTACTTGGTTCTATAAAAGTACCTTTAGGTTCTGGAACATTCTTCTCTCTTGGAAATGCAGGAGGGACAATCATTGCAGGGATTATAGTATCAGCTATAGGAAGAATAGGGAAAATAAGCCTACAAGCTCCAAAAACAACACTTATGCCTGTAAGAGATTTAGGAATTTCACTTTTCCTACTGCAAAATGGTGCAAATGCAGGAGCAGGATTTATAGCTACTCTATCTAAATATGGGGTAAAATTATTTGTAGTTGGAGTAATTATGAGTTTAGTTGCAATTATTGCAGCTTATATAGTTGCTAAATTCTTGTTTAAAATGCCATTATTTGCTGCTCTTGGAGCAACAACTGGAGCAATGACTTCAGCCCCAGCATTAAATGCTCTTATTTCAGTTTCTAATGATGACAGAGTAGCAGCTTTCTATGCAGCTTGTCAACCAGTTGCAACTGTAGGACTTGTTATATTGCCACAAATTATGGTTTCCATTTTAAAATGA
- a CDS encoding Acetyltransferase (GNAT) family translates to MIRRARKNDIETISKIYIDSRRRTYKNILPSDYLNSLTYAQAEKKWTEYLEDENNIIFVHLDEAGTITSLAASKPYRHLKKCFYLDSLHVLPEFQGKGIGKSLILKTAEFALENNYECMAVSFLRGNDKAEKIYQYLGAIYLNDFISYFDNTSAMSTVFLWKDLPKLISKYSK, encoded by the coding sequence ATGATTAGAAGAGCTAGAAAAAACGATATAGAAACTATTTCTAAAATCTATATAGACAGCCGAAGAAGAACATATAAAAATATTCTTCCAAGTGATTATCTCAATTCTCTAACATATGCACAAGCAGAAAAAAAATGGACTGAATATTTAGAAGATGAGAATAATATTATTTTTGTTCATTTAGATGAAGCAGGAACTATTACTTCCCTTGCTGCAAGTAAACCCTACAGACATCTTAAAAAATGCTTCTACTTAGATTCACTTCATGTACTGCCTGAATTTCAAGGCAAAGGAATTGGAAAATCTCTTATCTTGAAAACTGCTGAATTTGCTCTAGAAAATAATTATGAGTGCATGGCAGTATCATTTCTTAGAGGAAATGATAAAGCTGAAAAAATATATCAATATTTAGGAGCTATATACCTGAATGACTTCATCAGTTACTTTGATAATACTTCTGCTATGTCTACAGTATTTTTATGGAAAGACTTACCAAAATTAATAAGTAAATACAGCAAATAG
- a CDS encoding putative acyltransferase, giving the protein MILRKYKPDDCLNLLKLFYDTVKTVNKKDYNDEQLSVWAPDNYIEEKYDIWQKSLSENFTIVAEINGEIAGFGDIEKTGYLNRLFIHKDYQHRGIASSIVTELEKYAEKICIHTIITEASITAKPFFERIGYSMIKEQQVERKGIFLTNYVMEKIC; this is encoded by the coding sequence ATGATATTGAGAAAATACAAGCCTGATGACTGCCTTAATCTATTGAAACTTTTCTATGATACTGTAAAAACTGTAAACAAAAAAGACTATAATGATGAACAGCTTTCTGTATGGGCTCCTGACAACTATATTGAAGAAAAGTATGATATCTGGCAAAAATCTCTCTCTGAGAATTTTACTATTGTAGCTGAAATAAATGGGGAAATAGCAGGTTTTGGAGATATAGAAAAAACTGGTTATCTTAACAGATTATTTATACACAAAGATTATCAACATAGAGGAATTGCCTCTTCTATAGTCACAGAGCTTGAAAAATATGCTGAGAAAATATGTATACATACAATAATAACAGAAGCTTCAATCACTGCCAAACCTTTCTTTGAAAGGATAGGATATTCAATGATAAAAGAACAGCAGGTAGAAAGAAAAGGAATTTTTCTTACAAATTATGTTATGGAAAAAATATGCTAA
- the chbA gene encoding N,N'-diacetylchitobiose-specific phosphotransferase enzyme IIA component, with protein sequence MDLDLEEVAMTIVGNAGEARSLAYEALREAKTGNFDKAEELLKESREKSLVAHGMQTELICNEADGNGIAMNLLMVHAQDHLMNSILARELVEELIDVYRRIGVEK encoded by the coding sequence ATGGATTTAGATTTAGAAGAAGTGGCAATGACAATAGTAGGTAATGCTGGTGAAGCAAGAAGTTTAGCTTATGAAGCATTAAGAGAAGCTAAGACTGGAAATTTTGATAAAGCAGAGGAACTTTTAAAAGAATCAAGAGAAAAATCTCTTGTAGCTCATGGAATGCAGACAGAACTTATATGTAATGAAGCAGATGGAAATGGAATAGCTATGAATCTTCTTATGGTTCATGCTCAAGACCATCTTATGAACTCAATTCTTGCTAGAGAATTAGTTGAAGAACTGATAGATGTATATAGAAGAATAGGAGTGGAAAAATAA